The following are from one region of the Phyllostomus discolor isolate MPI-MPIP mPhyDis1 chromosome 9, mPhyDis1.pri.v3, whole genome shotgun sequence genome:
- the LOC114506784 gene encoding zinc finger protein 64 isoform X1, whose amino-acid sequence MNANSEGESFPGSVQIPGGTTVLVELTPDIHICGICKQQFNNLDTFVAHKQSGCQLPSVPGAAPNTVQFVAEETVPAAQAQTTRTITSETQTVTVSAPEFVFEHGYQTYLPTESSENQTATVIALPAKSRAKKPAAPPAQKRLNCCYPGCQFKTAYGMKDMERHLKIHTGDKPHKCEVCGKCFSRKDKLKTHTRCHTGVKPYKCKTCDYAAADSSSLNKHLRIHSDERPFKCQICPYASRNSSQLTVHLRSHTGDAPFQCWLCSAKFKISSDLKRHMRVHSGEKPFKCEFCNVRCTMKGNLKSHVRIKHSGNNFKCPHCDFLGDSKATLRKHSRVHQSEHPEKCAECSYSCSSKAALRIHERIHCTDRPFKCSYCSFDTKQPSNLSKHVKKFHGDMVKTEASERKDTGRQSSRQVAKLDAKKTFHCDICDASFMREDSLRSHKRQHSEYSESKNSDVTVLQFQIDPSRQPATPLTVGPLQVPLQPSQVPQFSEGRVKIIVGHQVPQANTIVQAAAAAVNIVPSALVAQSPEELPGNGRLQILRQVNLIAPPPSSGCPSEAGALAQPAVLLTTHDQADGATLHQTLIPAAPGSAQEGSSGQTFITSSGITCTDFEGLNALIQEGTAEVTVVSDGQNLAVATAAPPMFSSAPPELPKQTYSIIQGAAHPALLCPADSIPD is encoded by the exons ATGAACGCGAACAGCGAGGGCGAGAGCTTCCCGGGCTCCGTGCAAA TTCCAGGAGGCACCACGGTGCTGGTCGAGCTGACCCCCGACATCCACATCTGCGGCATTTGCAAGCAGCAGTTCAACAACCTGGACACCTTCGTGGCGCACAAGCAGAGCGGCTGCCAGCTGCCCAGCGTGCCTGGGGCGGCCCCCAACACCGTGCAGTTCGTGGCGGAGGAAACGGTGCCGGCCGCGCAGGCGCAGACCACCAGAACCATCACCTCGGAGACTCAGACGGTCACAG TGTCAGCTCCCGAGTTTGTCTTCGAGCACGGCTACCAGACGTACCTGCCCACGGAGAGCAGTGAGAACCAGACCGCCACCGTCATCGCTCTGCCCGCCAAGTCACGCGCCAAGAAGCCTGCGGCCCCACCTGCTCAGAAGAGGCTGAACTGTTGCTACCCAG GTTGCCAGTTCAAGACCGCTTACGGCATGAAGGACATGGAGCGCCACTTAAAAATTCACACAG GAGACAAACCCCACAAATGCGAAGTCTGCGGCAAGTGCTTCAGCCGGAAGGACAAGCTGAAGACCCACACGCGCTGCCACACGGGCGTGAAGCCCTACAAGTGCAAGACGTGTGACTACGCGGCCGCCGACAGCAGCAGCCTGAACAAGCACCTGCGCATCCACTCGGACGAGCGGCCCTTCAAGTGCCAGATCTGCCCCTACGCCAGCCGCAACTCCAGCCAGCTCACCGTGCACCTGCGCTCCCACACAG GGGACGCCCCCTTCCAGTGCTGGCTCTGTAGCGCCAAGTTCAAAATCAGCTCGGACTTGAAAAGGCACATGCGCGTGCACTCGGGGGAGAAGCCTTTCAAGTGCGAGTTCTGCAACGTCCGCTGCACCATGAAGGGGAACCTCAAGTCCCACGTCCGCATCAAGCACAGCGGGAACAACTTCAAGTGCCCGCACTGCGACTTCCTGGGTGACAGCAAAGCCACCCTCCGGAAGCACAGCCGGGTGCACCAGTCCGAGCACCCCGAGAAGTGCGCCGAGTGCAGTTACTCCTGCTCCAGCAAGGCGGCGCTGCGCATCCACGAGCGCATCCACTGCACCGACCGCCCCTTCAAGTGCAGCTACTGCAGCTTCGACACCAAGCAGCCCAGCAACCTGAGCAAACACGTGAAGAAGTTCCACGGGGACATGGTCAAGACCGAGGCCTCGGAGAGGAAAGACACGGGCCGCCAGAGCAGCCGGCAGGTGGCCAAGCTGGACGCCAAGAAGACTTTCCACTGTGACATATGTGACGCCTCCTTCATGCGGGAGGACTCTCTGCGGAGCCACAAGAGGCAGCACAGTGAGTACAGTGAGAGCAAGAACTCGGACGTGACCGTCCTGCAGTTCCAGATCGACCCCAGCCGGCAGCCGGCCACGCCCCTCACGGTGGGGCCCCTCCAGGTGCCGCTCCAGCCCAGCCAAGTGCCCCAGTTCAGCGAGGGGAGAGTCAAAATCATCGTGGGGCATCAGGTGCCCCAGGCAAACACCATCGTCCAGGCCGCCGCCGCGGCTGTGAACATCGTGCCCTCCGCCCTGGtggcccagagcccagaggagCTCCCGGGGAATGGCCGGCTGCAGATCCTGCGCCAGGTCAACCTGATCGCCCCTCCTCCATCCTCCGGGTGTCCGAGCGAGGCGGGCGCGCTGGCCCAGCCGGCAGTCCTGCTGACCACGCACGACCAGGCGGATGGAGCCACTCTGCACCAGACCCTCATCCCCGCTGCCCCCGGCAGTGCCCAGGAAGGCTCCAGCGGCCAGACTTTCATCACCAGCTCTGGCATCACCTGCACTGACTTCGAAGGCCTTAACGCTCTGATTCAGGAGGGGACGGCCGAGGTGACGGTGGTGAGCGACGGCCAGAACCTCGCCGTGGCCACTGCGGCCCCACCCATGTTCTCCTCCGCCCCGCCAGAGCTACCCAAGCAGACTTACTCCATCATTCAGGGAGCGGCCCACCCAGCCTTGCTGTGCCCAGCGGACTCCATACCAGATTAG
- the LOC114506784 gene encoding zinc finger protein 64 isoform X2: protein MNANSEGESFPGSVQRGTTVLVELTPDIHICGICKQQFNNLDTFVAHKQSGCQLPSVPGAAPNTVQFVAEETVPAAQAQTTRTITSETQTVTVSAPEFVFEHGYQTYLPTESSENQTATVIALPAKSRAKKPAAPPAQKRLNCCYPGCQFKTAYGMKDMERHLKIHTGDKPHKCEVCGKCFSRKDKLKTHTRCHTGVKPYKCKTCDYAAADSSSLNKHLRIHSDERPFKCQICPYASRNSSQLTVHLRSHTGDAPFQCWLCSAKFKISSDLKRHMRVHSGEKPFKCEFCNVRCTMKGNLKSHVRIKHSGNNFKCPHCDFLGDSKATLRKHSRVHQSEHPEKCAECSYSCSSKAALRIHERIHCTDRPFKCSYCSFDTKQPSNLSKHVKKFHGDMVKTEASERKDTGRQSSRQVAKLDAKKTFHCDICDASFMREDSLRSHKRQHSEYSESKNSDVTVLQFQIDPSRQPATPLTVGPLQVPLQPSQVPQFSEGRVKIIVGHQVPQANTIVQAAAAAVNIVPSALVAQSPEELPGNGRLQILRQVNLIAPPPSSGCPSEAGALAQPAVLLTTHDQADGATLHQTLIPAAPGSAQEGSSGQTFITSSGITCTDFEGLNALIQEGTAEVTVVSDGQNLAVATAAPPMFSSAPPELPKQTYSIIQGAAHPALLCPADSIPD from the exons ATGAACGCGAACAGCGAGGGCGAGAGCTTCCCGGGCTCCGTGCAAA GAGGCACCACGGTGCTGGTCGAGCTGACCCCCGACATCCACATCTGCGGCATTTGCAAGCAGCAGTTCAACAACCTGGACACCTTCGTGGCGCACAAGCAGAGCGGCTGCCAGCTGCCCAGCGTGCCTGGGGCGGCCCCCAACACCGTGCAGTTCGTGGCGGAGGAAACGGTGCCGGCCGCGCAGGCGCAGACCACCAGAACCATCACCTCGGAGACTCAGACGGTCACAG TGTCAGCTCCCGAGTTTGTCTTCGAGCACGGCTACCAGACGTACCTGCCCACGGAGAGCAGTGAGAACCAGACCGCCACCGTCATCGCTCTGCCCGCCAAGTCACGCGCCAAGAAGCCTGCGGCCCCACCTGCTCAGAAGAGGCTGAACTGTTGCTACCCAG GTTGCCAGTTCAAGACCGCTTACGGCATGAAGGACATGGAGCGCCACTTAAAAATTCACACAG GAGACAAACCCCACAAATGCGAAGTCTGCGGCAAGTGCTTCAGCCGGAAGGACAAGCTGAAGACCCACACGCGCTGCCACACGGGCGTGAAGCCCTACAAGTGCAAGACGTGTGACTACGCGGCCGCCGACAGCAGCAGCCTGAACAAGCACCTGCGCATCCACTCGGACGAGCGGCCCTTCAAGTGCCAGATCTGCCCCTACGCCAGCCGCAACTCCAGCCAGCTCACCGTGCACCTGCGCTCCCACACAG GGGACGCCCCCTTCCAGTGCTGGCTCTGTAGCGCCAAGTTCAAAATCAGCTCGGACTTGAAAAGGCACATGCGCGTGCACTCGGGGGAGAAGCCTTTCAAGTGCGAGTTCTGCAACGTCCGCTGCACCATGAAGGGGAACCTCAAGTCCCACGTCCGCATCAAGCACAGCGGGAACAACTTCAAGTGCCCGCACTGCGACTTCCTGGGTGACAGCAAAGCCACCCTCCGGAAGCACAGCCGGGTGCACCAGTCCGAGCACCCCGAGAAGTGCGCCGAGTGCAGTTACTCCTGCTCCAGCAAGGCGGCGCTGCGCATCCACGAGCGCATCCACTGCACCGACCGCCCCTTCAAGTGCAGCTACTGCAGCTTCGACACCAAGCAGCCCAGCAACCTGAGCAAACACGTGAAGAAGTTCCACGGGGACATGGTCAAGACCGAGGCCTCGGAGAGGAAAGACACGGGCCGCCAGAGCAGCCGGCAGGTGGCCAAGCTGGACGCCAAGAAGACTTTCCACTGTGACATATGTGACGCCTCCTTCATGCGGGAGGACTCTCTGCGGAGCCACAAGAGGCAGCACAGTGAGTACAGTGAGAGCAAGAACTCGGACGTGACCGTCCTGCAGTTCCAGATCGACCCCAGCCGGCAGCCGGCCACGCCCCTCACGGTGGGGCCCCTCCAGGTGCCGCTCCAGCCCAGCCAAGTGCCCCAGTTCAGCGAGGGGAGAGTCAAAATCATCGTGGGGCATCAGGTGCCCCAGGCAAACACCATCGTCCAGGCCGCCGCCGCGGCTGTGAACATCGTGCCCTCCGCCCTGGtggcccagagcccagaggagCTCCCGGGGAATGGCCGGCTGCAGATCCTGCGCCAGGTCAACCTGATCGCCCCTCCTCCATCCTCCGGGTGTCCGAGCGAGGCGGGCGCGCTGGCCCAGCCGGCAGTCCTGCTGACCACGCACGACCAGGCGGATGGAGCCACTCTGCACCAGACCCTCATCCCCGCTGCCCCCGGCAGTGCCCAGGAAGGCTCCAGCGGCCAGACTTTCATCACCAGCTCTGGCATCACCTGCACTGACTTCGAAGGCCTTAACGCTCTGATTCAGGAGGGGACGGCCGAGGTGACGGTGGTGAGCGACGGCCAGAACCTCGCCGTGGCCACTGCGGCCCCACCCATGTTCTCCTCCGCCCCGCCAGAGCTACCCAAGCAGACTTACTCCATCATTCAGGGAGCGGCCCACCCAGCCTTGCTGTGCCCAGCGGACTCCATACCAGATTAG